One part of the Vicia villosa cultivar HV-30 ecotype Madison, WI linkage group LG6, Vvil1.0, whole genome shotgun sequence genome encodes these proteins:
- the LOC131613080 gene encoding albumin-1-like, whose protein sequence is MAYANLAPLAVFMLATFLMFSMKNVEAVDCSGVCSPFETTPCRSTDCRCVPWGLFAGQCIYPTGSELIVKMVEEHPYLCQSHSDCVKKGNGNFCANYPNSEIQYGWCFSSNTEAQHFFTIGSKLAGNDLFNVGFGSNCKTKDLLKMAAAIST, encoded by the exons ATGGCTTATGCTAATCTTGCTCCTTTGGCTGTCTTCATGCTTGCCACATTTT TAATGTTTTCGATGAAGAACGTAGAAGCTGTGGATTGTTCGGGTGTATGTTCGCCATTTGAGACGACACCATGCCGCTCAACAGATTGTCGGTGTGTTCCATGGGGACTATTTGCGGGTCAGTGTATCTATCCAACTGGATCTGAACTAATTGTAAAGATGGTTGAAGAACATCCTTACTTATGTCAATCTCACAGCGACTGTGTCAAGAAGGGCAATGGAAACTTCTGCGCTAATTATCCTAATTCTGAAATCCAATATGGATGGTGTTTTTCCTCCAACACTGAAGCTCAACACTTTTTCACAATTGGCTCTAAACTTGCAGGAAATGACCTCTTCAATGTTGGCTTTGGCTCTAACTGTAAAACTAAAGACTTGTTGAAGATGGCTGCGGCAATTTCCACTTAA